A window from Streptomyces sp. NBC_00335 encodes these proteins:
- a CDS encoding acetylornithine transaminase — protein sequence MMDTYGTPALALVRGEGSTVWDEDGRAYTDFTGGIAVNALGHAHPALVSAVQEQVARLGHVSNLFVSEPAVALAERLLALLDRPGRVFFANSGAEAVEAAFKIARRTGRTHLVATQGGFHGRTMGALALTGQPPKRAPFLPLPGEVTHVPYGDAEALRAAVTEHTAAVVLEPLQGEAGVLPAPGGYLRAAREITRATGTLLVLDEVQTGIGRTGHWFAHQAEPGAEPDVITLAKGLGGGLPIGATIAFGDAADLLTPGQHGSTFGGNPVACAAGLAVLETIEKEGLLAHAERVGERLRLGIEALEHPLVREVRGAGLLLGVVLAEPVAARVQRAAQDAGFLVNAAGAGVVRLAPALTLPQERADALVAALPGILGAS from the coding sequence ATGATGGACACCTACGGAACTCCCGCGCTCGCCCTGGTCAGGGGCGAGGGCAGCACGGTCTGGGACGAAGACGGCCGCGCGTACACGGACTTCACCGGCGGGATCGCCGTCAACGCCCTCGGGCACGCCCACCCGGCCCTGGTCTCGGCCGTCCAGGAGCAGGTCGCCCGGCTCGGGCACGTGTCGAACCTGTTCGTCTCGGAGCCGGCCGTCGCGCTGGCGGAACGGCTGCTGGCCCTGCTGGACCGGCCGGGGCGGGTGTTCTTCGCCAACTCGGGCGCGGAGGCGGTCGAAGCCGCCTTCAAGATCGCCCGCCGGACCGGGCGCACGCACCTGGTCGCGACGCAGGGCGGGTTCCACGGCCGCACCATGGGGGCGCTCGCCCTCACCGGCCAGCCGCCCAAGCGGGCCCCCTTCCTGCCCCTGCCCGGGGAGGTCACGCACGTTCCCTACGGGGACGCGGAGGCGCTCCGCGCGGCCGTCACCGAGCACACGGCAGCCGTCGTACTCGAACCCCTGCAGGGCGAGGCCGGAGTCCTCCCGGCGCCCGGGGGCTACCTGCGCGCGGCCCGGGAGATCACCCGCGCCACGGGCACCCTGCTCGTACTGGACGAGGTGCAGACCGGGATCGGCCGTACCGGCCACTGGTTCGCGCACCAGGCGGAGCCGGGAGCGGAGCCGGACGTGATCACCCTGGCCAAGGGGCTGGGCGGCGGCCTGCCGATCGGCGCCACCATCGCCTTCGGCGACGCCGCCGATCTGCTGACCCCCGGTCAGCACGGCTCCACCTTCGGCGGCAACCCGGTCGCGTGCGCGGCCGGGCTCGCCGTCCTGGAGACCATCGAGAAGGAAGGGCTGCTCGCCCACGCCGAGCGGGTGGGGGAGCGGCTGAGGCTCGGCATCGAGGCCCTGGAACACCCCCTGGTCCGGGAAGTGCGGGGGGCCGGCCTGCTCTTGGGCGTCGTCCTCGCCGAGCCGGTCGCCGCGCGGGTCCAGCGGGCCGCCCAGGACGCCGGGTTCCTCGTCAACGCGGCGGGCGCGGGCGTCGTACGGCTGGCTCCCGCCCTGACGCTGCCGCAGGAGCGGGCCGATGCCCTGGTGGCGGCGCTGCCGGGGATCCTCGGCGCCTCGTAG
- the argB gene encoding acetylglutamate kinase, which translates to MTAETNRQTHRTQARATVPAPRDLPWLEQLQGRTVVVKFGGNAMVDPSTHRTFAQDVVELWHAGLRPVVVHGGGPQISALLDRLGLETRFEAGMRVTTPETMDVVRMVLTGKVQRELVGAINAHGPFAVGLSGEDAHTMTAVRRPAWVDGLPVDIGLVGDIVDVDAATIGGLLEQGRIPVVSPVARGEDGQVYNVNADLAASALAVALGADRLVVMTDVEGLYADWPHSTEVIDRLTAGELDALLPELASGMLPKMEGCLRAVRAGVARAQVIDGRVPHALLRGVFTEDGPGTTVVPDEETGPERSGGKGEGDGA; encoded by the coding sequence ATGACGGCGGAGACGAATCGGCAGACGCATCGGACGCAGGCGCGGGCCACCGTGCCGGCCCCCCGGGACCTGCCCTGGCTGGAGCAGCTCCAAGGCCGCACGGTCGTCGTCAAGTTCGGCGGCAACGCCATGGTGGACCCCTCCACGCACCGGACGTTCGCCCAGGACGTCGTGGAGCTCTGGCACGCGGGCCTGCGACCCGTCGTCGTCCACGGCGGCGGACCCCAGATCAGCGCACTGCTCGACCGGCTCGGCCTGGAGACGCGCTTCGAGGCCGGAATGCGGGTGACCACGCCGGAGACGATGGACGTGGTCCGCATGGTGCTCACCGGCAAGGTCCAGCGCGAGCTGGTCGGGGCCATCAACGCCCACGGGCCCTTCGCCGTGGGCCTGTCGGGCGAGGACGCCCACACGATGACCGCCGTACGCCGCCCGGCCTGGGTCGACGGCCTGCCGGTGGACATCGGCCTGGTCGGCGACATCGTGGACGTGGACGCCGCGACGATCGGCGGGCTGCTGGAACAGGGCCGCATCCCCGTGGTCTCACCCGTCGCGCGCGGCGAGGACGGCCAGGTCTACAACGTCAACGCCGACCTCGCGGCCTCGGCCCTGGCCGTGGCCCTCGGGGCCGACCGGCTGGTGGTGATGACCGATGTCGAGGGGCTGTACGCGGACTGGCCGCACAGCACCGAGGTGATCGACCGCCTCACGGCCGGCGAACTGGACGCCCTGCTGCCGGAGCTCGCGAGCGGCATGCTCCCCAAGATGGAGGGCTGCCTGCGCGCCGTACGGGCGGGCGTCGCCAGGGCGCAGGTCATCGACGGCCGGGTGCCGCACGCGCTGCTGCGCGGGGTCTTCACCGAGGACGGACCCGGCACCACGGTGGTGCCGGACGAGGAGACCGGGCCCGAACGGTCCGGCGGCAAGGGCGAGGGAGACGGCGCGTGA
- the argJ gene encoding bifunctional glutamate N-acetyltransferase/amino-acid acetyltransferase ArgJ yields MSVTAARGFLAGAVRAGIKESGDPDLALVVNRGPSRAAAGVFTSNRVQAAPVRWSRRVLADGRISAVVLNSGGANACTGPGGAEDAQAMAERTAGAVEVAADEVAVCSTGLIGVRLPMDRVTAGITAAADRLSPEGGEEAAVAIKTTDSVHKTAVAAGPGWTVGGMAKGAGMLAPGLATMLVVLTTDADASAGTLDAALREAVRTTFDRVDSDGCMSTNDTVLLLASGSSGITPGPAELTAAVHAVCRDLALQLVADAEGASKEIEVAVVGAASEADAVEVGRSVARNNLLKCALHGEDPNWGRVLSAIGTTSAAFDADRLDVAINGTWVCRDGAEGEPRDKADLSGRRITITVDLRSGDSSAVIWTNDLTAEYVHENSAYSS; encoded by the coding sequence GTGAGTGTGACCGCCGCCCGGGGATTCCTGGCGGGCGCCGTGCGCGCCGGCATCAAGGAGTCCGGTGACCCGGACCTGGCCCTGGTGGTGAACCGGGGGCCGTCGCGCGCCGCCGCCGGCGTCTTCACCTCGAACCGCGTGCAGGCCGCGCCCGTACGCTGGTCCCGCCGCGTGCTCGCCGACGGGCGGATCTCCGCCGTCGTCCTCAACTCGGGTGGCGCGAACGCCTGTACGGGACCCGGTGGCGCCGAGGACGCGCAGGCGATGGCCGAGCGCACCGCGGGGGCCGTCGAGGTCGCCGCCGACGAGGTCGCGGTCTGCTCCACCGGCCTGATCGGCGTCCGGCTGCCGATGGACCGGGTGACGGCCGGCATCACCGCCGCCGCGGACCGGCTGTCGCCCGAAGGCGGCGAGGAGGCGGCCGTCGCGATCAAGACGACGGACTCCGTCCACAAGACGGCGGTGGCCGCAGGCCCCGGCTGGACGGTGGGAGGCATGGCGAAGGGCGCCGGGATGCTCGCCCCGGGACTCGCCACCATGCTGGTCGTCCTGACCACGGACGCCGACGCGAGCGCCGGCACACTCGACGCGGCGCTGCGCGAAGCCGTCCGTACCACCTTCGACCGGGTGGACTCGGACGGCTGCATGTCCACCAACGACACCGTGCTGCTGCTCGCTTCGGGCAGCTCGGGCATCACGCCCGGACCCGCGGAGCTCACCGCGGCCGTGCACGCCGTGTGCCGGGACCTGGCGCTCCAGCTGGTCGCGGACGCCGAGGGCGCGTCCAAGGAGATCGAGGTGGCCGTCGTCGGCGCCGCCTCGGAGGCGGACGCCGTGGAGGTGGGCCGCTCGGTGGCCCGCAACAACCTCCTCAAGTGCGCCCTGCACGGCGAGGACCCGAACTGGGGCCGGGTGCTGTCCGCGATCGGCACCACCTCGGCCGCCTTCGACGCGGACCGGCTGGACGTGGCCATCAACGGCACCTGGGTGTGCCGGGACGGCGCCGAAGGCGAGCCGCGCGACAAGGCCGACCTGTCCGGCCGCCGGATCACCATCACCGTGGACCTGCGCTCCGGCGACTCCTCGGCCGTCATCTGGACCAACGACCTGACGGCCGAGTACGTGCACGAGAACAGCGCCTACAGCTCGTGA
- the argC gene encoding N-acetyl-gamma-glutamyl-phosphate reductase: protein MTVRVAVAGASGYAGGELLRLLGSHPAVEIGALTAHSSAGRPLGSVQPQLPEFADRILLDTSAASLRGHDVVFLALPHGQSAALAEEMEPGTLVVDCGADFRLRDAAAWERFYGSPHAGTWPYGLPELPGAHAELKGATRIAVPGCYPTAVTLALFPAYAAHLVEPEAVIVAASGTSGAGRALKTHLLGAEVMGSMTPYGVGGGHRHTPEIAQNLSRAAGEHVSVSFTPTLAPMPRGILATCSARLRPAAGTSAIPSQDEVRAVFEAAYADQPFVRLLPPGRWPATAAVLGSNSAQVQIAVDPDARRLICVSAIDNLTKGTAGGAVQSMNIALGLPERLGLPMNGVAP, encoded by the coding sequence ATGACCGTACGGGTCGCGGTGGCCGGCGCCAGCGGCTACGCGGGCGGGGAGCTGCTCCGCCTGCTGGGCTCGCACCCCGCCGTGGAGATCGGAGCCCTGACCGCGCACAGCAGCGCGGGGCGTCCGCTGGGGTCCGTACAGCCACAGCTTCCGGAGTTCGCCGACCGGATCCTCCTGGACACCTCCGCCGCCTCCCTGCGCGGCCACGACGTGGTGTTCCTCGCCCTGCCGCACGGTCAATCGGCCGCCCTGGCCGAGGAAATGGAGCCCGGCACGCTGGTGGTGGACTGCGGCGCCGACTTCCGGCTGCGGGACGCGGCCGCCTGGGAGCGGTTCTACGGCAGCCCCCACGCGGGCACCTGGCCCTACGGGCTGCCCGAACTGCCGGGAGCTCACGCCGAGTTGAAGGGCGCCACCCGGATCGCCGTACCCGGCTGCTACCCCACGGCGGTCACCCTGGCGCTCTTCCCCGCCTACGCGGCGCACCTGGTCGAACCCGAGGCCGTCATCGTCGCCGCCAGCGGCACCTCCGGCGCCGGACGCGCGCTCAAGACGCACCTCCTCGGCGCCGAAGTGATGGGCTCCATGACCCCGTACGGAGTCGGCGGCGGCCACCGGCACACCCCGGAGATCGCCCAGAACCTGTCCCGCGCGGCCGGTGAGCACGTGAGCGTCTCCTTCACCCCCACCCTGGCGCCCATGCCCCGGGGCATCCTCGCCACCTGCTCGGCCCGGCTGCGCCCGGCCGCGGGCACCTCCGCGATCCCCTCGCAGGACGAGGTGCGCGCCGTGTTCGAAGCCGCGTACGCCGACCAGCCGTTCGTACGGCTGCTGCCGCCCGGCCGGTGGCCCGCCACCGCCGCGGTCCTCGGCTCGAACAGCGCCCAGGTGCAGATTGCCGTGGACCCGGACGCCCGCAGGCTGATCTGCGTGAGCGCCATCGACAACCTGACGAAGGGCACCGCCGGTGGCGCGGTGCAGAGCATGAACATAGCCCTCGGCCTGCCGGAACGGCTGGGCCTGCCCATGAATGGAGTGGCTCCGTGA
- a CDS encoding isochorismatase family protein, which translates to MGLPAIGSYPMPDRAALPRSSASWAIDPGRAALLVHDMQNHFVGELPTDRSPVVELVENITALRALATALGIPVVFTAEPAAQPPGQRGLAADVWGPGIGDGTDAAAIIPPLTPQPGERVLANVRHNAFLRSHLGRLLRSEGRDQLIVCGVHAHLGVLLTAADAFMNDIQPFVVADAVADFSAEEHAMALRWAARSAVVCTTETLLRELLLGGGSRNVRKDA; encoded by the coding sequence ATGGGTCTGCCGGCCATCGGCTCCTATCCCATGCCCGATCGCGCCGCCCTGCCCCGCTCCAGCGCGTCCTGGGCCATCGACCCCGGCCGCGCCGCACTCCTGGTCCACGACATGCAGAACCACTTCGTGGGGGAACTCCCGACGGACAGGTCCCCGGTCGTGGAACTCGTGGAGAACATCACGGCACTTCGGGCCCTCGCCACGGCACTGGGGATTCCGGTCGTCTTCACCGCCGAGCCGGCCGCCCAGCCGCCGGGCCAGCGCGGCCTCGCCGCGGACGTCTGGGGGCCGGGCATCGGTGACGGGACCGACGCCGCCGCGATCATCCCGCCGCTCACCCCGCAGCCGGGCGAGCGCGTCCTGGCCAACGTGCGCCACAACGCCTTCCTGCGCAGCCACTTGGGGAGGCTGCTGCGCTCGGAGGGGCGTGACCAGCTGATCGTCTGCGGGGTCCACGCCCACCTCGGCGTCCTCCTGACGGCCGCGGACGCCTTCATGAACGACATCCAGCCCTTCGTGGTCGCCGACGCCGTCGCCGACTTCTCCGCCGAGGAGCACGCGATGGCCCTGCGCTGGGCCGCCCGCAGCGCGGTGGTGTGCACGACCGAGACCCTGCTCCGCGAGCTGCTGCTCGGCGGAGGGTCCCGAAACGTGCGCAAGGATGCCTGA
- a CDS encoding MbtH family protein yields the protein MSTNPFDDADGRFLVLVNDEGQHSLWPSFAEAPGGWTVALAETTRDACLEFIESSWTDLRPRSLAAAVEA from the coding sequence ATGAGCACCAACCCGTTCGACGATGCCGACGGCCGTTTCCTGGTCCTGGTGAACGACGAGGGTCAGCACTCCCTCTGGCCCTCCTTCGCCGAGGCTCCCGGCGGATGGACGGTCGCCCTCGCCGAGACCACCCGCGACGCGTGCCTGGAGTTCATCGAGTCGAGCTGGACCGACCTGCGCCCCCGCTCCCTCGCGGCGGCCGTCGAAGCCTGA
- a CDS encoding alpha/beta hydrolase-fold protein: MPALERILAEDGSDSPFAAFGLPAAPGTDEFWAAATPASAPAGDGGWVTLFLWRGTPTVIDFESWSDPVVLLRWRDTDCWYAEVRMPARLRVTYRFLADDGSSYPDPLNPLRAGGDRSIVATPDAPPQPYWPAVGADDVLPLPRTRIRWASERLGGKRTVRVHPVGGGGPVVLLLDGDDWLYLHPAMTAFDAAFEAGDMPPATLVFLPTKDRQAEFGCRPELWEAVRDELLPLVADSGVPADLGRVVVAGQSLAGLSAMYAALEFPELVSRVACQSGSFWWTPEAAGLPDPLGGPRGGAIAARLRERPAPSGLRIAFDLGEHETRMLPHCELVESLTEQAGATVRVSRSASGHDRAGWRQALLRDVAWALA, encoded by the coding sequence ATGCCTGCACTCGAACGGATCCTGGCCGAGGACGGCTCGGACAGCCCCTTCGCCGCGTTCGGCCTGCCCGCAGCGCCCGGCACCGACGAGTTCTGGGCGGCCGCGACTCCCGCGTCCGCGCCTGCCGGCGACGGCGGTTGGGTCACCCTGTTCCTGTGGCGCGGCACCCCGACGGTCATCGACTTCGAGAGCTGGTCGGACCCGGTCGTGCTGCTCCGGTGGCGCGACACGGACTGCTGGTACGCCGAGGTGCGCATGCCCGCACGGCTCCGGGTGACCTACCGGTTCCTCGCGGATGACGGATCGTCGTACCCCGATCCGCTCAACCCCCTCCGGGCCGGCGGCGACCGCTCCATCGTGGCCACCCCCGACGCCCCGCCCCAGCCGTACTGGCCGGCCGTGGGCGCCGACGACGTACTGCCCCTGCCGCGCACCCGGATCCGCTGGGCGAGCGAACGGCTCGGCGGCAAGCGCACCGTACGGGTCCACCCGGTGGGCGGCGGCGGACCGGTGGTCCTGCTGCTCGACGGGGACGACTGGCTGTACCTGCACCCGGCCATGACGGCCTTCGACGCGGCCTTCGAGGCCGGCGACATGCCCCCGGCCACGCTGGTGTTCCTGCCCACCAAGGACCGCCAGGCGGAGTTCGGTTGCCGGCCCGAGCTGTGGGAGGCGGTACGGGACGAACTGCTGCCCCTCGTCGCCGACAGCGGGGTCCCCGCGGACCTCGGCCGGGTGGTGGTCGCCGGGCAGAGCCTCGCCGGTCTGAGCGCGATGTACGCGGCACTGGAGTTCCCGGAGCTGGTGTCCCGGGTCGCCTGCCAGTCGGGGTCGTTCTGGTGGACCCCGGAGGCCGCCGGCCTGCCGGACCCGCTGGGCGGTCCGCGCGGCGGCGCCATCGCCGCACGGCTGCGCGAGCGCCCCGCCCCGTCCGGGCTGCGCATCGCCTTCGACCTGGGCGAGCACGAGACGCGCATGCTCCCCCACTGCGAACTGGTCGAATCCCTCACGGAACAGGCCGGTGCGACCGTACGGGTCTCCAGGTCGGCATCGGGCCACGACCGGGCGGGCTGGCGGCAGGCCCTGCTCAGGGACGTCGCCTGGGCGCTGGCCTGA
- a CDS encoding ABC transporter ATP-binding protein translates to MTTPDVHGSRRAGSDILRTAIRRNVGAMVWGTVLMGLYQAGETAFPIALGLIVDHTMKGRSLTALALSIAALAVIITTVSLSWRYGMRILQKANTTEAHHWRVRVASCGLQPVARDVDLKSGEVLTIATEDADQTADIVEVVPMLISSSVAVLVAAVALSLADLRLGLLVMVGTALILSTLSVMSKRIGSSTQEQQARVARAGAKVADLITGLRPLHGFGGNHAAFRSYRKVSTEAKEQAITVAKVNGAYTGTALALNSTLAAAVTLTAGWLAFDGQISIGELVMAVGLAQFIMEPLRLFSDMPKYVMMARASAERMALVLSAPPVAAPGTARPAPGGDLEIDCVRYESLQGLKFHVPAGQFTAIAVYQPRAAAELASILAVNVPPTAYGGTVRLGGQDLADLSVEAVRELMLVNPYDGEIFAGTLRTNIDPSGTSRTVPEAVEASMLTDVVALHRQGLDYEVRDRGSNLSGGQRQRLSLARALAADSDVLVLRDPTTAVDAVTEQLVARKIAELRRGRTTVVITSSPALLDAADRVLVLDDGVVTAEGTHRHLLANDPAYCAAVTR, encoded by the coding sequence ATGACAACTCCTGACGTCCACGGATCCCGCCGCGCGGGATCCGACATCCTCCGGACCGCCATACGGCGCAACGTCGGCGCCATGGTCTGGGGCACCGTCCTCATGGGCCTGTACCAGGCGGGCGAGACGGCCTTCCCGATCGCGCTCGGCCTGATCGTCGACCACACGATGAAGGGGCGGAGCCTGACGGCCCTCGCCCTCTCGATCGCCGCGCTGGCCGTGATCATCACGACGGTGTCGCTGTCGTGGCGGTACGGGATGCGCATCCTGCAGAAGGCCAACACGACCGAGGCCCACCACTGGAGGGTGCGGGTCGCGTCCTGCGGCCTCCAGCCGGTGGCCCGGGACGTGGACCTGAAGTCCGGCGAGGTGCTCACCATCGCCACCGAGGACGCCGACCAGACCGCCGACATCGTCGAGGTCGTTCCGATGCTGATCAGCTCCTCGGTCGCGGTGCTGGTCGCGGCGGTCGCGCTGAGCCTGGCGGACCTGCGGCTCGGCCTGCTCGTCATGGTCGGCACGGCGCTGATCCTGTCGACCCTCAGCGTGATGTCGAAGCGGATCGGCAGCAGCACCCAGGAGCAGCAGGCCCGGGTGGCGCGGGCCGGTGCGAAGGTCGCCGACCTGATCACGGGCCTGCGCCCGCTGCACGGCTTCGGCGGCAACCACGCGGCCTTCCGCTCCTACCGCAAGGTCAGCACGGAGGCCAAGGAGCAGGCGATCACGGTCGCCAAGGTGAACGGCGCCTACACGGGCACCGCGCTGGCCCTGAACTCCACCCTCGCCGCCGCGGTGACCCTGACCGCCGGCTGGCTGGCCTTCGACGGGCAGATCAGCATCGGCGAGCTCGTCATGGCCGTGGGCCTGGCGCAGTTCATCATGGAGCCGCTCCGGCTGTTCTCGGACATGCCCAAGTACGTGATGATGGCCCGCGCTTCGGCGGAGCGGATGGCCCTGGTGCTGTCCGCCCCGCCGGTGGCGGCCCCGGGGACGGCCCGCCCGGCACCGGGCGGGGACCTGGAGATCGACTGCGTCCGGTACGAATCCCTCCAGGGCCTGAAGTTCCACGTCCCGGCGGGCCAGTTCACGGCGATCGCGGTCTACCAGCCGCGCGCGGCGGCCGAACTCGCCTCGATCCTCGCGGTGAACGTGCCGCCGACCGCGTACGGCGGCACGGTGCGGCTCGGCGGGCAGGACCTCGCGGACCTGTCGGTCGAGGCGGTCCGCGAGCTCATGCTGGTGAACCCGTACGACGGGGAGATCTTCGCGGGAACCCTCCGTACGAACATCGACCCGTCGGGCACCAGCCGGACGGTCCCCGAGGCCGTCGAGGCGTCCATGCTGACCGATGTCGTCGCCCTGCACCGGCAGGGGCTCGACTACGAGGTCCGCGACCGCGGTTCGAACCTCTCCGGCGGGCAGCGCCAGCGGCTCTCCCTGGCCCGGGCGCTGGCCGCGGACTCCGACGTGCTCGTGCTGCGCGACCCGACCACCGCCGTGGACGCGGTCACCGAGCAGCTCGTCGCCCGCAAGATCGCGGAGCTGCGCCGGGGCCGCACTACCGTGGTCATCACCAGCAGCCCGGCCCTGCTGGACGCGGCCGACCGGGTCCTCGTCCTGGACGACGGGGTGGTCACGGCCGAAGGGACGCACCGCCACCTGCTGGCCAACGACCCGGCGTACTGCGCGGCGGTCACGCGGTGA